In the Cryptosporangium phraense genome, CCTCCGGGAGGCCGCAGTTCGGCTCGGTGGTGTCGGTCAGGCTCACGGTGCCGACGCCGACGCCGACGTCCAGGTCGTCGAGGGTGAACGTGTCGGGCTGGAGGAACACGACGCGGACCGTGTCGGGCAGGTCGGCGAGTTTGCGGAGGCTCTCTTTGCCGAGGTTGTACGGGTAGGCGACGACGATCGTCACGTCGCCGTCGGAAGCGCCGGTGAGGGTCTCGTCGGTGGTGTCGACCTCGGTCAGGGGGTGGCCGTGGTTGCCGAGAAGCACGGCCAGGGCCCGGGTGCCCTCGGGGTAGGCGCCGTCCGGGTCGAGCGGAACCTTCTGTCCGGACGGGCCGGTGCTGTTCAGCACGATGATCGCGACGGCGACCAGCGCGACGAGCGCCGTCCCCAGCACGATCCGCACGCGCCACGGAGACCGCACCGCGGGTGGAGTGGCAGTGGTCGTCACCGCCCCTCACCGCCCGTGCCCGGGGCGACCCACGTGGTCGCGGCGACCAGGTCGCCCTGCCCCGGGCGGGCGGCCGCGACCGCGCGAGCGATCTCGCGCATCCGCGCGTCGTGCTGCGCGGTGGCCGTGCGGCCGCCGTACCAGACCTCGCTGAACAGCTCGGCCGCCTCGGCCAGCTCCGACGCCACCGACGGCAGCACCGCGCCGGCTTCCCCGGCCAGCTCGTACGCCGTCCGCCCCGGACGGTTGTCGACGAGATCCCGGGCCACCAACCGCGCCACGATCCCGCGCAACCGCTCGCGCAGAGCCTCGTCCCACTTGCCCTCGGCGGCGAACGCGTCCGCCCGGGCCTCGTGCTCGGTCGCGGTCCGGGTCGGCGTCACCGGATCCGCGGCCCGGCGGACCCGGGCCGTCCGCCCCGGGAGCCCGAACCGCCAGATCAGCAGCCCCACCAGCACGACGATCACGGCCAGGAAGACCAGCAGCCCGATCCCGTGCCCCGGCCCGGCGTTGCCCGCCCCGTCCAACAGGTGGCGCAGAGTGTCCTGGGCCCAGTCGATCATCCGCTGGATCAGCGACGGCTTCTCGTCCTGATAGATCTGCTTCGACAGCTCGTCGGCCGCCTCGTCGGCCGACGGCTGACGCGGGTACGGCTGCAGGGGCAGCCCGAGCAACACGCTCACCGGAGGCTCGCCTTCCGGGCGAGCCGGCCGGCCAGCCCCCACTCGACGTCCAGCGCCTCGGTCCGCATCCGCCCGTCCAAATACAGCATCGTGTCGATCCCGGACCGGAACGCCCACACGACGACCAACGGGAGGTAGTAGGCGACGGCCACCGAGATCGACAGCAGCAGGAGCGCGCCGTGGTTGCCGTTGGCCAGCGCGTCGTCTCCGACGACGGCCTCCACGATCAGGCTGGTGATGATCGTCAGCGGCAGGAACAGCATCAGCCAGACGACGCCGCTGACCAGACCGGCCAGCAACCGGATCCCGAGCTGGCGGAACAGCGACGCGCCGGTGCCCCCGCCGACCTGGATCCCGCGCTTCAGCGCGGTGCCGATCGACGCGCCCTCGAACACCATGACCAGCACCGAGAGTCGCATCAGGCCACCGAACAGCGGCACGAAGTACCCGACGATCGGGATCGCCGCGATGACCGTGTTCACGCCGGTCAGCGCCAGTGCGAGCAGCATCAGCCGGCCGAGCCGGGGCCGCATCCGGGCCCACACCGACGCCAGGTTCGACGGCGCTCCGGCGGCTTCCTGCGCCACCGCGATCGCGGCCGACGCGCTGGTCATCACCGCGGCCACGGTGGAGCCCAGCGAGGCCACCACCGAGAAGATCGTGAGCGTCAGGAAAAAGAGCAGCAGGTCGGTGCCGGCCGACGACGAGTCGCGGCTGAGCAGGCTGGTCAACACCCACCACAGCGGGACGCTGATGAGCAGCTGGACGCAGACCATCACGGCGGCGACGCCGAGCGTCGGCCCGGGGTGGCGACGGAGCAGGTCCATGCCGCCGTCGAGGATCTCGCCGACCGAGAGCGGCCGGAGCGGGACGGGCCCGGAGCCCGGCCCGGCGGACAGCGGGGGCAGTCCGACCGGCGGAGCCGGCGCGGTCACCGTGCTCACCCGCGAATCCCCTCCCGGTCGGTGACTGTTTGCAACATGGTGCCATGCCCTCGCGAGGCCATTCCGGCGCGTCAGTACGGCGGCGCCCGGGCAACTCGTGGCGGAGAGTGCCACGATGTGGGCATGAGAGCGCGTGTGCTGGTGGTCGACGACGATCCTGCCCTGGCCGAGATGCTCGGAATCGTGCTACGTGGTGAGGGTTTCGCCCCCTCGTTCGTTGCTGACGGTGAAGCAGCGCTCACGGTCTTCCGGGAGACCCGGCCCGATTTGGTGCTGCTCGACCTCATGCTCCCGGGCATGAGCGGGCTGGACGTCTGTCGGGCGGTTCGGGCGGAATCCGGGGTTCCGATCGTGATGCTGACCGCGAAGAGCGACACGGTCGACGTGGTGCTGGGGCTGGAGTCCGGGGCAGACGACTACGTCGTCAAGCCGTTCAAGCCCAAGGAGTTGGTGGCCCGGGTCCGGGCCCGGTTGCGGCGGGGCGAGGAAGCACCGCCCGAGACGCTGACGATCGGCCCGCCGCACGCCCAGGTCGAGATCGACGTCCCCGGGCACTCGGTGACCCGCGAGGGCAACCCGATCGCGCTGACCCCGCTGGAGTTCGACCTGCTGGTCGCGCTGGCCCGCAAGCCGCGTCAGGTGTTCACCCGCGAGGTCCTGCTCGAGCAGGTCTGGGGTTACCGGCACGCGGCCGACACCCGGCTGGTCAACGTCCACGTCCAGCGCCTGCGGGCGAAGGTCGAGCGCGACCCCGAGCACCCCGAGGTCGTGCTGACGGTCCGGGGCGTCGGCTACAAGGCGGGCACGGGGTGAGGCGGTGGTTTCAGCGCGCCCTCCGGGCGGCTCGCTGGCTCACCGCACGCGTGCTGGCCCGCTGGCGCCGGTCGCTCCAGCTGCGGGTGGTCGCCAGCACGCTGATCGCCAGCAGCATCATGACCGTCGCACTGGGCCTGTTCGTCGTACACCGGGTCACCGACGGGCTGGTCGCGGCCGAGCGGGAACAGGCCCTGGCCCAGCTGGCCAGCGGCGCGAACTACCTCGGGAACGAGCTGTACGGCCTCAACGGCCCGGACGACCCCGATCTCGACAGCACGGTCCGCCTCGCGGTCGCGAACCTCTCCGCGAGCGGCGCTCGCAGCGCCGATTTCGCGGTCGCCGTGCAACAGACCGAGAACGCGCGGCTTCCCGCCAAGTACGTCCTCCGTTACGAGGCGGACGACGTCCGGCCGCCGGCCGCTCTCGCCCGGCTGATCGCCTCCGGTGAGCAGCGCGGCTACGAGTTCACCCGCACCACGGTGGACGAGCGCCCGGCGCGTCCGTTCCTGGTGGCCGCCGCGCCGGTCGAGACCAAGGCCGGCCGCTTCGACCTGTACTACTACTTCCCTCTGGACGACCAGGTCGCGACCGTCGGCCTGGTGCAGAACTCGCTGACCGCGATCGGCGCGTTGCTGTTGCTGCTGCTCGCGGCGATCGCCGGAATCGTGACCAGGCAGGTCGTGACCCCGGTGCGGGTCGCCGCCCGCACCGCCGAGCGGCTGTCGGCCGGGCTGCTCGAGGAGCGGATGGTCGTCCGCGGCGAGGACGAACTGGCCCGGCTGGCGCACTCGTTCAACCAGATGGCCGCGAACCTGCAGCGGCAAATCGTCCAGCTGGAGAACCTGTCCCGGCTGCAGCAGCGGTTCACGTCCGACGTCTCGCACGAGCTGCGGACGCCGCTGACCACGGTCCGGATGGCCGCCGACGTGATCCAGATGTCCGCGGACACGTTCCCGCCCGCGCTCGCCCGCTCCACCGAACTGCTGTCGGCCGAGGTCGACCGGTTCGAGTCGCTGCTCAACGACCTGCTGGAGATCAGCCGGTACGACAGCGGCGCCGCGGTGCTGGAGCCGGAAGACACCGACGTGCGGACGCTGGTGACCCGCACCGTCGACGGGCTGAGCCAGCTGGCCGGCCGGATCGGTTCGACGCTCGAGGTGCACATGCCCGACGACGCCGTCATCGCCGAGGTCGATCCGCGCCGGGTCGAGCGGATCCTGCGCAACCTGGTCGGCAACGCGATCGAGCACGGCGAGGGCCGCCCGGTCCGGATCACGCTGGCCAGCGATGCCGACGCAGTCGCGATCACGGTCCGGGACTACGGCGTCGGCCT is a window encoding:
- the mtrB gene encoding MtrAB system histidine kinase MtrB: MRRWFQRALRAARWLTARVLARWRRSLQLRVVASTLIASSIMTVALGLFVVHRVTDGLVAAEREQALAQLASGANYLGNELYGLNGPDDPDLDSTVRLAVANLSASGARSADFAVAVQQTENARLPAKYVLRYEADDVRPPAALARLIASGEQRGYEFTRTTVDERPARPFLVAAAPVETKAGRFDLYYYFPLDDQVATVGLVQNSLTAIGALLLLLLAAIAGIVTRQVVTPVRVAARTAERLSAGLLEERMVVRGEDELARLAHSFNQMAANLQRQIVQLENLSRLQQRFTSDVSHELRTPLTTVRMAADVIQMSADTFPPALARSTELLSAEVDRFESLLNDLLEISRYDSGAAVLEPEDTDVRTLVTRTVDGLSQLAGRIGSTLEVHMPDDAVIAEVDPRRVERILRNLVGNAIEHGEGRPVRITLASDADAVAITVRDYGVGLRPGEAQAVFDRFWRADPSRARQTGGTGLGLSISREDARLHDGWLQVWGWPGLGAQFRLTLPARRGVRLTSAPLPLAPGDAGTRYPRAIEGPRIEGPRTEPVIPHPADTEVGNRG
- the mtrA gene encoding MtrAB system response regulator MtrA; the encoded protein is MRARVLVVDDDPALAEMLGIVLRGEGFAPSFVADGEAALTVFRETRPDLVLLDLMLPGMSGLDVCRAVRAESGVPIVMLTAKSDTVDVVLGLESGADDYVVKPFKPKELVARVRARLRRGEEAPPETLTIGPPHAQVEIDVPGHSVTREGNPIALTPLEFDLLVALARKPRQVFTREVLLEQVWGYRHAADTRLVNVHVQRLRAKVERDPEHPEVVLTVRGVGYKAGTG
- a CDS encoding DUF4129 domain-containing protein, whose protein sequence is MSVLLGLPLQPYPRQPSADEAADELSKQIYQDEKPSLIQRMIDWAQDTLRHLLDGAGNAGPGHGIGLLVFLAVIVVLVGLLIWRFGLPGRTARVRRAADPVTPTRTATEHEARADAFAAEGKWDEALRERLRGIVARLVARDLVDNRPGRTAYELAGEAGAVLPSVASELAEAAELFSEVWYGGRTATAQHDARMREIARAVAAARPGQGDLVAATTWVAPGTGGEGR